The Planctomycetota bacterium genome has a segment encoding these proteins:
- a CDS encoding MarR family transcriptional regulator, with product MHAKVSVQRANSPRGKCDSPEQEAYLHMWRTYDLLKALEEQVFDRHDLSAQQYNALRILADAAPDSLPTLALAGRLVSRAPDITRLLDRLERRGLIRRDRRADNRRVVAVSITWAGTALLDDLADEIVACGHRQLGHMKPSDLRLLVDLLRAARAPHERERRGDA from the coding sequence ATGCATGCAAAAGTCTCCGTTCAGCGTGCCAACTCGCCGCGCGGGAAGTGCGATTCGCCCGAGCAGGAGGCCTACCTCCACATGTGGCGGACCTACGACCTGCTCAAGGCTCTCGAAGAGCAGGTCTTCGATCGCCACGACCTCTCCGCCCAGCAGTACAACGCCCTGCGGATTCTCGCCGACGCCGCCCCCGACTCGTTGCCAACGCTCGCCCTCGCCGGCCGGCTGGTGTCGCGGGCCCCGGACATTACCCGGCTCCTCGACCGGCTCGAGCGACGCGGTCTGATCCGCCGCGACCGCCGTGCCGACAACCGCCGCGTCGTCGCCGTCTCGATCACCTGGGCCGGCACGGCGCTCCTCGACGACCTGGCCGACGAGATCGTCGCCTGCGGTCACCGCCAACTCGGTCACATGAAGCCCTCTGACCTGCGCCTCCTCGTCGACCTGCTCCGTGCGGCACGCGCCCCTCACGAGCGCGAGCGGCGCGGCGACGCCTGA
- a CDS encoding NAD(P)/FAD-dependent oxidoreductase encodes MVALPETPSRTDVVVIGGGPAGSTAATLVARAGHRVTLLERERFPRYHIGESLIPETFWVLERLGVLDRLRDAAYVQKRSVQFVTGTGKLSAPFYFQEHKPHDSSQTWQVERADFDLMMLDNAREAGVEVHEGTRVLEVLFDGERARGVAIADPAAPGGRREIHADVVVDAAGQSGLILDRLGLREWDPVLKKAALWTYWKGATRDTGRDSGATLVMQLDNKLGWFWYIPLRDDVTSIGVVAPFEYLFKDRPTKDHEAIYREELARCPGLQSRLGEATQFGPYRAAKEYSYRSRQVAGDGWVLVGDAFGFLDPLYSSGILLALHSGAKAADAIVAGLAAGDTSAERLGSWGAEYVAGMERMRRLVCEFYDGFNFGGFVKKHPDLKGHITDLLIGDLFTSRTDVLVEPMDSFRAERQALPAAG; translated from the coding sequence ATGGTCGCCCTGCCCGAAACCCCGTCGCGGACCGACGTCGTCGTCATCGGCGGCGGGCCCGCCGGCTCCACCGCGGCCACGCTCGTCGCCCGCGCTGGCCACCGGGTCACGCTGCTCGAGCGCGAGCGGTTTCCCCGCTACCACATCGGCGAATCGCTGATTCCCGAGACGTTCTGGGTCCTCGAACGCCTCGGTGTGCTCGACCGGCTCCGCGATGCCGCGTACGTCCAAAAGCGGAGCGTGCAGTTCGTGACCGGCACGGGGAAGCTGTCGGCGCCGTTTTATTTCCAGGAGCACAAGCCGCACGACTCGTCGCAGACCTGGCAGGTGGAGCGGGCCGACTTCGACCTGATGATGCTCGACAACGCCCGCGAGGCGGGCGTCGAGGTTCACGAAGGGACGCGCGTCCTCGAGGTCTTGTTCGACGGCGAGCGCGCCCGTGGCGTGGCGATCGCCGACCCGGCGGCACCCGGTGGCCGCCGTGAGATTCATGCCGACGTCGTCGTTGATGCCGCCGGGCAGAGCGGCCTGATTCTCGACCGCCTCGGCCTCCGCGAGTGGGACCCGGTCCTCAAGAAGGCGGCACTGTGGACCTACTGGAAGGGGGCGACCCGCGACACCGGCCGCGATTCGGGTGCGACGCTGGTGATGCAACTCGACAACAAGCTCGGCTGGTTCTGGTACATCCCGCTGCGCGACGATGTCACGAGCATCGGCGTCGTCGCGCCGTTCGAGTACCTGTTCAAGGATCGCCCGACGAAGGACCATGAGGCGATTTACCGGGAGGAGCTGGCCCGCTGCCCCGGTTTGCAGTCGCGCCTCGGGGAGGCGACGCAGTTCGGCCCGTACCGGGCGGCGAAGGAGTATTCCTACCGCTCGCGGCAGGTGGCCGGCGACGGCTGGGTGCTCGTCGGCGATGCCTTCGGATTCCTCGATCCGCTGTACTCGTCGGGAATCCTCCTCGCGCTGCATTCCGGTGCCAAAGCTGCCGACGCGATCGTCGCGGGGTTGGCGGCGGGCGACACGTCGGCCGAGCGGCTCGGCAGTTGGGGCGCGGAGTACGTCGCCGGGATGGAGCGGATGCGGCGGCTGGTCTGCGAGTTTTACGACGGCTTCAATTTCGGCGGGTTCGTCAAGAAGCATCCCGACCTCAAGGGGCACATCACCGACCTGTTGATCGGCGACTTGTTCACCTCCAGGACCGACGTCCTCGTCGAGCCGATGGACTCGTTTCGGGCCGAACGGCAGGCGCTGCCCGCGGCAGGCTGA